Within the Bacillus pumilus genome, the region TTGAGTTGTGTGTTCCATTAGACAATCCTCCTGCTTTCTCCGTTGTTACATTCATTTTAACAAAAAGCCGAATCGATTCATAAAAAGTTGGCCTTTTTCATGTGATTACGCGTATGAATGAAGCCCTGCAATCACGAGATTGACAAAGATGAGATTAAACATAATGATGGCGAATCCGATGACAGCTAACCAAGCGGACTTTTCGCCATGCCAGCCCCTTGATAAGCGAAGATGAAGGTAGGCTGCATAAAAGAGAAACGTGATCAATGCCCATACTTCCTTCGGGTCCCAGCCCCAGAACCGAGTCCATGCAATTTGCGCCCAGATCATTGCAAAAATGAGCCCGCCTAACGCAAATACAGGGAAACCAATGGAAACGGCTCTATATCCAATTTCATCGACTAAATCTAGGTTCACCTGTTTCACGAGCGGTTGAAGCAGAGCACTCAGTCGTTTGCGAATGATCAAGCGAATCAGTCCATACAAGATCAGCCCCATGCCGAATGACCATAACACCGTATTGACCTTTCTACCTGAAAAAACAGGCGGCAAATCAACAAACGGTTCCAAACGATCTTGCGTCACAAGCTCTCCTTTATGAGGTCCAACTAGAGCTGGCAGCTCATAGACCATCACACTTTCCTCTTTATTTTTATCGACCCAATTAAATTTTGCTTCGTATCCTGTCATTCTAAAGATAGACGTGACAGCGATAAATGCCAGTGTCACAACAATCATAAACATGACGAGCTCTAAACCAAATGTCTTCTTCCCTGGCTTTGTTTGATCGACATGTTTTAATAAAAAGATGACGCCTGCCACAAAGCTAATCGCTAAAATAGCTTGCCCTAGTGCTGCTGTTGTCACGTGAATATAAAGCCAATTACTTTGTAATGAAGGAATTAGCGGTGATATATCAGATGGGAACATGCTTGCATAGGCAATAATCAATAAAGCAATTGGAAGTGTAAATAAACCAAGTACAGACACTTGATACACAAAATATAAAATAATGAATGCGAGCACAAGCATCATGCCAAAAGCCGTTGTGAATTCAAACAAATTGCTGACTGGTGCATGACCAGACGCCACCCACCTTGAAATAAAGTAGCCAAATTGACTTAAAAAGCCAATGATGGTGAGCGTAATGCCGATAAGTGCCGCCTTATTCCTACGCGGTCCATCAACTTTCTTTTTTCCTTTAATGGCACCGCCAAAAAAAGGAACTGCCGCTAAATACAATAGAAAAGCTGCAAATAACAGGTTTTCACTGACTGCTGCCATCTAATCCTTCCCCCTTGCTTTTGCTGATACTTGTTGTATCAGGCAGTTCTTTTTGATCAACTGGCTGTTTGATGCCACTGTCACTTAGGATCACGCCAAGATCAGACTTTAAGCCAAACCAGTTTTTGTTTGTATGTCCTGCCACGAATACTTTTCCATCCCTTGCAGACAGCCAAATTCTTCTATGCTGCCAATACATCCCCTGCACGACACCAATCATGAAGATGATTCCGCCTACGATGAGCACCCCAAGAGTTAAATCTTTTCTCACCGTCAATCCCGTGACGTTTTTCGTTTCCACTCGATCAAACTTCATTTTATATAGGTTATTATCAGAGCCCTCTACTGTCTCTTGAATCGCCACAAAGCTTTTTTCACCTTTAGGCTTTTCAGGAGAAACCATTTCAAACACGAAAGCAGGATTATTCGGATTCCTTGTCTTCGTACTCGGCGTTCCATCATCGTCAAAATAAAAATCAGGGAGATAGCTCATCACTTTAACTTTGTAACCGCTACCAAGATCATATTCTGACTTAGGCTCCAGCAGATTAATCTTCACTGTTCCGAAAGATTTTTCTGTATCTTTACGAATCAGCTGAAAGACCATTTGATCGAGTTCATTTTGTTTAAAATCCACTTGATATAATGAGAAATGATCAAACTTGAGCGGTTCGTTCACTTTGATATTGTGTTCTGATACCTGCTTCAGCTTGGGCTTTTCACCAAACACAACTTCCCCTTCACGTTTGTATAAAGTGGCATCGGTTTTATAACTTTTCACTACTTGACCGTCGCCAGCTCTTTCAATCGCATTCTCAAACACTTCTTTTTCATTTCCAGTTTCATAGCGGTCAATTGAAAACGCATTATTTTTCAAAAAATATTGACCATCTGTGCCTGGAATTGGGGCAGTTTCACCCTCTCTCACCCACAGCGTTTCATCCACATACATGCCTGGGACAAACCGGAGCATTGATCCAATGAGAAAGATGATTAATCCAATGTGATTGACGTAAGGGCCCCAGCGTGAGAAGCGGCCTTTTTCCGCTAAAATATGTCCGTTTTCTTCTCGTACCCGGTAACGCTTTTGCTTCATTGCTTTCTTGATGCCTTCATATGTATGCTCATCTAACATTTTGTCTGTCTCACTGAACAGACGCTGTCTTCTCATAAAGCCTTCTTTTTTGATAATCCCTTGATTTTTAAGTGCTCGATAAAGAGGGATAACCCGGTCGAGACTGCAAATGACAAGGGAGATTCCGATGGATGCAACTAAAGCTAAAAACCACCAAGAATTATAAAGATCATGGAATCCAAGTGTGTAGTACAGCTTACCAAACGATCCATATTGCTCTTCATAATAGGTGGAAGCAGATGCACCTGGTGGAATAAATCGCTCCTGCGGAAAAATTGTTCCTAATGAGGAAGCAAGTAGTGTAATGACAATCAGCCACACACCCACCTTAACGGAAGAAAAAAAGTTCCATACTTTATCAACAATCGTTTTGTTGTATGTTTGCGAGCGTCTCGCACTGCCGTCATATCTCATATCAAGCAGCTTTGAAGAGTTTTTCTCTTTAGCTGCAATGGGATTTCCGCAGGATTCACATAAAACAGTACCGATTGGATTAATATGTCCACACTCGCATTTTACCTCTTTCATTCTAAGACCCCTTTGGTTTAATCAAATTCATATATTCATAGACATTACGTTCTGTCATGGTTCCCTTTATGACTTTGATTACCTTGCCTTCAGGATTAATTAAAAATGTGGTTGGCAGCGGCGTTATATCATATGCCTCTGTCACTTGACGATCTTTGTCCATGGCAACAGGAAAATTCACGCCATAGGACTCCATAAAATTCTTCACGGCAATATTGGACTCTGCAACATTGACTGCAACAATTTCCACACCGCGATCCTTGAACACTTCATATTGATTTGCCATGTAAGGGAATTCTTGTTTACATGGACCACACCAGGTCCCCCAAAAATTAAGAAAGACGCCTTTGCCTTTTAAGTCCTTTAGTTCAATCCGTTCCCCATCTACAGATTGAAGGACAAAGTTTGGCGCAATAGATCCTTCTTTGACCCGCTCCTGTTTGGCAAATACAGAGTTATACATGGTATAACATAGTGCAGCAAGCATCACGAGGAGAATGCCCGTCCGTATGAAAAACCGTCTTTTTTTCATCTGAAGTACCCCTTCCCCATAGACATTCAGGTAAATTATAGCATTCTCCTTCTTTTGATGCTTCTTCATTTTTTGAAGTTTATGTGAAAATTAAAAAGCGCTTTTTCCGTGATCCGCAATCGCTCTCAGACGTTTCACTTCATGTGGAGACAATTCTCTGCGGTCTCCTGGTCTCATACCTTCAATATGAAGGAACGCATAGTGCTCTCTTTTTAGCTTTAACACATCATGACCGATCGCTTCAAACATGCGGCGCACTTGTCTGTTTCTGCCTTCATGAATGGTTAATTGAACAATACAAGTTTGCTTTCGTTTATCAATCGAAAGCATTTTGGTACGGGCAGGTGCCGTTTTTTTATGATCTAACATAATCCCTTTTTCTAGCTTTCTAAGCAATTCCTTTGATGGGATTCCTTTTAGCTTCGCTGCATATGTTTTATCAATTTCGTATTTTGGATGCATGAGCTTATGGGCAAATTCCCCGTCATTTGTAATTAAAATCAAACCGCTCGTATCATAATCTAAACGGCCGATTGGATAAAGACGCTGCGGAACATCATCAAAGAAATCTGTGACCACCTTACGTCCTTTATCATCTTCGGCAGCTGAAATGACGCCGCGCGGTTTATAAAGCATAAAGTAAACCGGTTCTTCTCTTTCAAGCTTTAATCCGTTGACTTCAATTTTATCTGAAGAGCCCACTTTTACTCCGAGCTCAGTCACTGTTTGACCATTAACGGTAACTCGTCCTTCTTTAATTAATTCTTCTGCCTTTCGCCTTGAAGCGACGCCGGCATGTGCAATTACTTTCTGTAAACGTTCCATTTTGTCTTTCACCTCATGTACTATCTTACTTGCTTGAATTAAAACAAACAAGCATTCGTGGAAAAATAAGCGATTCGTCTGTTTAATTTCAGCTAAATAGCCATTTCCCATCCATTGAAAGACAAAAAAGCGCCTCTTTAGGCGCCGCTAAATAACAAACTGACGATGATGACAGATGCAATGATGCCAATGAGGTCCGCTAACAGACCTACTTTCAGCGCATCTCCCATTTTTTTAATACCGACTGCCCCAAAATAGACCGTTAAAATGTAGAGAGTGGTGTCAGTTGACCCTTGCATGACAGCTGCGAGTTGTCCGATAAAAGAATCTGGTCCATATGTCGCAATGAGGTCTGATGTCATCCCGAGTGCAGCTGTGCCAGATATCGGACGAATAAACGCAAGTGGCACTACTTCTGCCGGGAAGCCGATTGCTGTAAACACGGGTTTTAACAGTCCCATGACAAAGTCAAGTGCACCAGACGCGCGGAATATCGTAATGGCCACGAGCATGCCGACTAAATAAGGAATGATTGAAAAGGCAATTTGAATACCCTCTTTCCCGCCCTCGACAAATGTTTCATAGGTCGGTACCTTCTTAATGGTTCCCGCAATTAAAATGCCTGCGATGATCAATGGGATCAAAGCAAGTGAAAGCCAGTTAATAAATGACACGAGATCACCCCCGCCTGCTTCTGCGATAGTGGAAATAGCGATCAATGAGAATGGCACCAATGCCTGAAATGAGTGTCGCCAAAATGGTTGGGCCCACAATGTCTGTTGGCTGATCTGCACCATAGGTCATTCTAATTGCAATGACAGTTGTTGGCACGAGTGTGATAGAGGATGTGTTGACCGCTAAAAATGTAATCATGGACCGGCTTGCTTCATTTTTCCCGCCGTTTAATGCTTTCATCTGCTCCATTGCCTTAATCCCAAGGGGTGTCGCGGCATTCCCGAGACCAAAGAAATTCGCCATGAGATTGGACAAAATATATCCCATCGCAGGATGATTAGGCGGAATATCCGGAAATAGCTTTGAAATAAAGGGACGGCACAATTTACTAAAGAAATTTAACAAACCTGCCTCTTCTGCAATCTTCATCAGCCCAAGCCAAAAAACAAGGACACTAATCAGACCAATTGAAATGGTCACCGCTTCCTTTGATCCTTTAAATACAGCTTCGTTTACTTCCTCCATCGTTCCGTTGAACATCGCATACACAAGACCGATGACAGTGAGGAATACCCAAATTAGATTGACCATGAAGATCCGCCTATCGATGTCTGAAAGACAGACTTAAACATTTCTTGGAAGCTTTTTTGTGGCATTCGATTTCGTTTATTTTCATAAAAGATCGGTACTTGCTCGATCACCTGACCATCTAATAAAAACGTCATTTTTCCTACAACATCTGGGATGGCTTCGGCGTTTTTTGCCCACTTCTTTTGAGGAGTAAGCATTTCGGTTTCAATTTCTACTAGCTTTTTCTCATCTTCATTTAAAAAATAGTCCACATCACGTTTGATAAATGCCTTTTTTTCGTAAAAGGTTCCTTTTAATGAAGCGAGTCTTCCTTTTTCAGCAAGTACGTACGTTTTATAGTGATCAAATGCATATTCAAACATAGAGATATGATCCTTCCAATCATCTGGCGCATTAATGGTCACAGCGATCAGCGCCGCATCACCTTTTGCAGCTGTAGAAACAAGTGTACGTTTTGCAAGTTTTGTATATCCCGTTTTCCCTCCAGTTGAATATTGATATAAACCAGTGAGGAGCTTGTTTTTATTTTTCCAATAGCCTTCCATCGTTTTTGCTTTATAGAAAGTCGTGCCCGCAATTTTTTGATATTGTTTATGCTCCATGGCGTACTTTGTTAAAATGGCCATGTCATAGGCTGATGAATAATGGTTCTTATGATCATCGAGTCCATGCGGATTTTGAAAATTCGTATTCTCCATTCCTAGTTCAGACGCTTTTTGATTCATCATAAAAATAAATCCTTCTAAGCTGCCGCCCACATGCTCTGCAATGGCAACAGCTGCATCATTTCCAGAACGCAGCATAAGCCCGTATGTCAAATCTTCTAGGCTTACCTTCTGCCCTTCTTTTAAATAAATCGATGAGCCCTCTGCTTGAATCGCGCGCTTTGATACTTTGACGTTGTCTTTCATTTTCCCTGATTCAATGGCTAATACCGCCGTCATAATTTTCGTAATACTGGCGATTCTTCTTTTTTCATGCTCGTCCTTTCCAAATAGGACTCTGCCTGACTGTCCATCTATTAAAATGGCGCTTCTTGCACTCACCGATAATGACATATCTGCTTTGGCATGTGAGGAAAAAGGCAGTAAGAGTGTAAATAGAAGAAGGACTGCTGTTCCAATTTTTAAATAGGGCATGTTCATTCACGTCCTTGTCCGTTTTGTACAAGTGTATGCGCGGCTGAAAAAGTTATGATGCCTCGTCCATAAAAAAAAGCGTCTCTATATGTAGAGACACTTTTCCTCTTGCTATACCATTTTCATTTGCTGATGAGATGTCGTATATTCTAGCTCTTCTCTCATCACTAAAAAATCTTTTTCTAATGAAGAAAATAATCGTTTGATCTCAGCGGATACTTCATGGTGGAAAACAATGCTACTCTTTCCTGTATAAGCGGAACGGCTGTCCTCATACCATGTATCCTTTTTCGGCGTGAAAAACTCTTCAATACATTGATGATAAATACGGTGAAGCGTCTGCTGTGCGGCTTGCTGCGGAAATGTCTGCTGCTGGCTGATTTTCCTGCAAACTGCCGCTGCATCCTCGCTGTACACTGCAAGCTTCCGTAATGTATTCAATATGTCACAATAATAGGCTTCCGCTTCAGGGTTTAATCGTTTCATACTTGATAAGGTAGCTTCGTTCAGAAAACCATTCATTTCAGTTGCAACCTTTGATAAAAAGACGCCTGCTTGATCAACTTGAGCCTTTACATTCATATGTGCCATTTGTTTTGTGTTTACCTTCCCCTCATGGCTTTATGACCATTTTATCTGACATCAATAGATGTTAGACCTAAAATCTTTTTTATATTTTATCATACATTTTTCATTCTTTTGAACTATTTTATCTCTTCAAATGTTTGATTGAAGTTTTCAAAAAAGAGATCAGCCTCTTCTTGTACACCATCTGCTTCCACATTCTCTGGAAGCGGCGGTAGTTCATCCAATGCCTTTAAGCCAAACTGCTCTAAAAATGTAGGTGTTGTCCCATAAAGAATTGCTCGCCCAGGGCCATCGGCACGTCCAACTTCACAGAGCAGCGCTTTGGCTACTAAACTATGAAGCACTCGCTCTGATTTGACTCCTCTAATTTCTTCTACCTCACTTCGTGTGATAGGCTGTTTATAAGAAACGATTGCGAGTACTTCAAGCGCTGCCTGAGACAAACCTTTGGATGGGGTCTCGACTAATTTTTTCAAATAAATGCTGTATTCCTTTTTTGTCAGCAGCATATAAGAATCTGCATATTCAATGAGCTCAATTCCTCGTTCTTGTTTTTGATATTCTTCCTTGACGGCAGACATCATGTCAAGTAACGCTACCTCTTCTACTTCAAGAACAGACATAAGCTGTTTTTTTGTTAAGCCTTCGTCACCTGCTGCATACAGCAGCGCTTCTATGATGGCTTTCCAATTCACGATATCAAGCGTCATGAATCGTTTCACTCCCTATTATATAAATGTCTTCAAAGTTTCCTTCCTGCTCTAACATGATTTGATGACTTTTCATCAATTCAAGAACAGCAAGAAACGTCACGACAAGATGCTCCTTTTGATCATGTTGAAATAGAGTCATGAAATTGGTCCGCTTTTTCGTTTTTCTTAAATGGTTCATAATCTCATTCATTTTGTCTTCAATCGGGATTTCTTGTCTTGTAATCCTAGATGGTGCTGGTTTCGTTATTTTTTTTCGGTTCAATACCTTTTGGAACGCACCTAACATATCATACACCGTGACATGTAAGTTTGTGTCCTTCGCTTCCGATTCTTTTGCAAATTCGCTTAAATCACTCGGAGGTTTTGTAAAGGCATTTTGCCTTTCTTCCTCGCGTTCCTTTAGTTCTTGTGCGGCATCTTTATACTTTCGGTATTCAATCAGTTTGCCAATCAGTTCTTCTCGAGGGTCCTCTTCCTCTTCAAGCAGATCTTCATCAAATAGCTCTTCCTCTTGTTTTGGAAGGAGCATTCTGCTTTTAATACTCAGGAGGGTTGCAGCCATCACCAAATATTCACTTGCCACATCAAGTTCAAGCTCCCTCATGGTATGGACATATAATAAATACTGCTCCGTAATTTTAGCAACGGGAATATCATAAATATCAATTTCCAACCGGTTGATTAAATGTAAAAGTAAGTCCAAAGGACCTTCAAACGAATCTATTTTCACCTGATATTCCAG harbors:
- the resB gene encoding cytochrome c biogenesis protein ResB, encoding MKEVKCECGHINPIGTVLCESCGNPIAAKEKNSSKLLDMRYDGSARRSQTYNKTIVDKVWNFFSSVKVGVWLIVITLLASSLGTIFPQERFIPPGASASTYYEEQYGSFGKLYYTLGFHDLYNSWWFLALVASIGISLVICSLDRVIPLYRALKNQGIIKKEGFMRRQRLFSETDKMLDEHTYEGIKKAMKQKRYRVREENGHILAEKGRFSRWGPYVNHIGLIIFLIGSMLRFVPGMYVDETLWVREGETAPIPGTDGQYFLKNNAFSIDRYETGNEKEVFENAIERAGDGQVVKSYKTDATLYKREGEVVFGEKPKLKQVSEHNIKVNEPLKFDHFSLYQVDFKQNELDQMVFQLIRKDTEKSFGTVKINLLEPKSEYDLGSGYKVKVMSYLPDFYFDDDGTPSTKTRNPNNPAFVFEMVSPEKPKGEKSFVAIQETVEGSDNNLYKMKFDRVETKNVTGLTVRKDLTLGVLIVGGIIFMIGVVQGMYWQHRRIWLSARDGKVFVAGHTNKNWFGLKSDLGVILSDSGIKQPVDQKELPDTTSISKSKGEGLDGSSQ
- the rluB gene encoding 23S rRNA pseudouridine(2605) synthase RluB, which gives rise to MERLQKVIAHAGVASRRKAEELIKEGRVTVNGQTVTELGVKVGSSDKIEVNGLKLEREEPVYFMLYKPRGVISAAEDDKGRKVVTDFFDDVPQRLYPIGRLDYDTSGLILITNDGEFAHKLMHPKYEIDKTYAAKLKGIPSKELLRKLEKGIMLDHKKTAPARTKMLSIDKRKQTCIVQLTIHEGRNRQVRRMFEAIGHDVLKLKREHYAFLHIEGMRPGDRRELSPHEVKRLRAIADHGKSAF
- the scpB gene encoding SMC-Scp complex subunit ScpB, which gives rise to MTLDIVNWKAIIEALLYAAGDEGLTKKQLMSVLEVEEVALLDMMSAVKEEYQKQERGIELIEYADSYMLLTKKEYSIYLKKLVETPSKGLSQAALEVLAIVSYKQPITRSEVEEIRGVKSERVLHSLVAKALLCEVGRADGPGRAILYGTTPTFLEQFGLKALDELPPLPENVEADGVQEEADLFFENFNQTFEEIK
- a CDS encoding YpuI family protein, whose amino-acid sequence is MAHMNVKAQVDQAGVFLSKVATEMNGFLNEATLSSMKRLNPEAEAYYCDILNTLRKLAVYSEDAAAVCRKISQQQTFPQQAAQQTLHRIYHQCIEEFFTPKKDTWYEDSRSAYTGKSSIVFHHEVSAEIKRLFSSLEKDFLVMREELEYTTSHQQMKMV
- a CDS encoding nucleoside recognition domain-containing protein; translation: MVNLIWVFLTVIGLVYAMFNGTMEEVNEAVFKGSKEAVTISIGLISVLVFWLGLMKIAEEAGLLNFFSKLCRPFISKLFPDIPPNHPAMGYILSNLMANFFGLGNAATPLGIKAMEQMKALNGGKNEASRSMITFLAVNTSSITLVPTTVIAIRMTYGADQPTDIVGPTILATLISGIGAILIDRYFHYRRSRRG
- a CDS encoding D-alanyl-D-alanine carboxypeptidase family protein; translated protein: MPYLKIGTAVLLLFTLLLPFSSHAKADMSLSVSARSAILIDGQSGRVLFGKDEHEKRRIASITKIMTAVLAIESGKMKDNVKVSKRAIQAEGSSIYLKEGQKVSLEDLTYGLMLRSGNDAAVAIAEHVGGSLEGFIFMMNQKASELGMENTNFQNPHGLDDHKNHYSSAYDMAILTKYAMEHKQYQKIAGTTFYKAKTMEGYWKNKNKLLTGLYQYSTGGKTGYTKLAKRTLVSTAAKGDAALIAVTINAPDDWKDHISMFEYAFDHYKTYVLAEKGRLASLKGTFYEKKAFIKRDVDYFLNEDEKKLVEIETEMLTPQKKWAKNAEAIPDVVGKMTFLLDGQVIEQVPIFYENKRNRMPQKSFQEMFKSVFQTSIGGSSWSI
- a CDS encoding segregation/condensation protein A yields the protein MLEYQVKIDSFEGPLDLLLHLINRLEIDIYDIPVAKITEQYLLYVHTMRELELDVASEYLVMAATLLSIKSRMLLPKQEEELFDEDLLEEEEDPREELIGKLIEYRKYKDAAQELKEREEERQNAFTKPPSDLSEFAKESEAKDTNLHVTVYDMLGAFQKVLNRKKITKPAPSRITRQEIPIEDKMNEIMNHLRKTKKRTNFMTLFQHDQKEHLVVTFLAVLELMKSHQIMLEQEGNFEDIYIIGSETIHDA
- a CDS encoding spore maturation protein, with amino-acid sequence MSFINWLSLALIPLIIAGILIAGTIKKVPTYETFVEGGKEGIQIAFSIIPYLVGMLVAITIFRASGALDFVMGLLKPVFTAIGFPAEVVPLAFIRPISGTAALGMTSDLIATYGPDSFIGQLAAVMQGSTDTTLYILTVYFGAVGIKKMGDALKVGLLADLIGIIASVIIVSLLFSGA
- the resA gene encoding thiol-disulfide oxidoreductase ResA, with the protein product MKKRRFFIRTGILLVMLAALCYTMYNSVFAKQERVKEGSIAPNFVLQSVDGERIELKDLKGKGVFLNFWGTWCGPCKQEFPYMANQYEVFKDRGVEIVAVNVAESNIAVKNFMESYGVNFPVAMDKDRQVTEAYDITPLPTTFLINPEGKVIKVIKGTMTERNVYEYMNLIKPKGS
- the ccsB gene encoding c-type cytochrome biogenesis protein CcsB, giving the protein MAAVSENLLFAAFLLYLAAVPFFGGAIKGKKKVDGPRRNKAALIGITLTIIGFLSQFGYFISRWVASGHAPVSNLFEFTTAFGMMLVLAFIILYFVYQVSVLGLFTLPIALLIIAYASMFPSDISPLIPSLQSNWLYIHVTTAALGQAILAISFVAGVIFLLKHVDQTKPGKKTFGLELVMFMIVVTLAFIAVTSIFRMTGYEAKFNWVDKNKEESVMVYELPALVGPHKGELVTQDRLEPFVDLPPVFSGRKVNTVLWSFGMGLILYGLIRLIIRKRLSALLQPLVKQVNLDLVDEIGYRAVSIGFPVFALGGLIFAMIWAQIAWTRFWGWDPKEVWALITFLFYAAYLHLRLSRGWHGEKSAWLAVIGFAIIMFNLIFVNLVIAGLHSYA